One genomic window of Camelina sativa cultivar DH55 chromosome 5, Cs, whole genome shotgun sequence includes the following:
- the LOC104789522 gene encoding uncharacterized protein LOC104789522, translating into MSYVKEAQHNLIDDESVLPQDILCIFLLKKLSLAHPLDANGVCDLFLNILEHLPRWNSHFEVKEVAKKICNRCKMGMEYPALFENLTFDKILQIIRIHLKMPCDKEGCGKTNYVQRMINKLPTVFTIALEWENDEPLGELFDTTSVLTTEIDIKTIYLYEGDSAFTKYRLVSMVCAHGDGYNCVAYENNEWVRHFRSEKEVIGDWDGVLSKFRELHIRPEILFFENGMQQDEIVSEQKSRG; encoded by the exons ATGAGTTATGTTAAAGAAGCACAACACAACCTCATAGATGATGAATCTGTTCTTCCACAAGACATACTTTGTATCTTCCTTCTCAAAAAACTCAGTCTCGCTCATCCTCTG GACGCAAATGGTGTTTGTGACCTGTTTCTTAACATCTTGGAGCATCTGCCTCGCTGGAATTCACACTTTGAAGTGAAGGAAGTGGCGAAAAAGATTTGCAATAGATGCAAGATGGGTATGGAATATCCA GCATTATTCGAGAATCTTACATTCGATAAGATCCTTCAGATCATCAGGATACATCTTAAGATGCCTTGTGATAAGGAAGGATGTGGGAAAACAAACTATGTTCAACGCATGATAAACAAACTTCCAACTGTTTTCACAATCG CACTTGAGTGGGAGAACGATGAGCCTCTAGGAGAGTTATTCGATACTACTTCTGTTCTGACAACTGAGATAGATATTAAAACGATATACCTATACGAAGGTGATAGTGCATTCACTAAATACCGTCTTGTCTCAATG GTTTGCGCGCATGGAGATGGATACAACTGTGTAGCTTATGAAAACAATGAATGGGTCAGACATTTTCGTTCTGAGAAAGAG GTTATTGGAGACTGGGATGGTGTTCTCAGCAAATTCCGAGAACTGCATATTCGACCTGAGATTCTATTTTTTGAAAAC GGTATGCAGCAAGACGAGATTGTATCCGAGCAGAAATCTAGAGGCTAA